A genomic segment from Bradyrhizobium diazoefficiens USDA 110 encodes:
- a CDS encoding non-ribosomal peptide synthetase, which translates to MASVVPMDVRIELAHDFEEVRKTVAAEVAQLRAHASFARDLIARCPTLRGVVALRARQPWPIGIAITTESCHAADALTTNHKAGHALCGDLLTFEVCALDGSFRWHFDAARLAPKQIDRMTQHLQTLLRGVMADAGQPVGRIDILAADERTYLLEDLNRTAAPYPFELCIHELFEAQVQKAPEAVAVVYEKERLSYGELNARANRLAHHLIELGVKPDQPVAICLERSLAMVVGLLAILKAGGAYLPLDPAYPSARLRQIVGDAEPKLLLCDVAGRTALGAEAVADVTVVDLETATPTWGERPPSNPDPGALGLSSRHLAYVIYTSGSTGIPKGVEMSHGALVNSLAGIGTSKLRTLQFATLNFDVSCQELFICWKDGGVLVLVREETRRHFSDLLEFIEREAIERLFLPFVALNHFAEVWSAQRVQLPSLRELYTAGERLQATPLLRTFFEAHPNARLINQYGSTEISVISEHHLAADPSCWPQMPHVGRPIVNTRVYLLDGHGAPVPFGAVGELYIGGAGVARGYLNRPELTAERFIASPFVEGDRLYRTGDLARYLPDGNLEFLGRNDDQVKIRGYRIEPGEIVARLCEHAWVREAVVLARENDAGDKHLIAYVVCAPEAGSDEGGGGGLAGALRAHLSARLPDYMVPSAFVRLAALPLTVNGKLDRNALPAPADQAYALAAYQSPQGAVETALAQIWAELLGVERIGRNDHFFELGGHSLLAVQMSSRLSQAVGVELPLSTLFARPVLSDLAASIVELLSCSGPQELPSIAAVSRHEPLVLSFAQQRLWFLAQLNEGSTNYHIPLALRLRGMLDRSAWQRSLNRLFARHEALRSVFVATQGKPRVEVLPPDAGLPIVEHDLRERSDAEAAFLDLCHEEGRTPFDLARGPLIRGRLIRTADEEHVFLLTQHHIVSDGWSMGVLLRELSQLYRAFQAGQDDPLPPLAIQYPDYAAWQRQWLSGERLQQQAQYWRSALAGTARLVLPTDHARPAQQSFAAAAVPITVDADLTRELKRLSLQHGSTLFMTVLAAWAAVLSRLSGQDDLVIGVPSANRGHREIEELIGFFVNTLALRLDLSGKPRVSELLERTRRTVLAAQEHQDLPFEQVVEIVQPPRALDHTPLFQVMLAWENNAVGPLDLPGLSVEAAGEEIDQAKFDLELSLGEHGEEIAGTLGYATALFDQATIERQRGYLLALLRAMAADAQQEVHRIELLSTAERTYLLEELNRTAAPYPAERCIHELFEVQVHKAPDAVAVVCEDERLSYAELNARANRLAHHLIALGVRPDQPVAICVERSPMMVVGLLAILKAGGSYMPLDPAYPSARLHQVLDDAAPPLLLADVAGRAAFGADVPAKVSVVELDAAAPAWASLPEADPDRRALSLTSRNLAYVIYTSGSTGRPKGAQNEHRAIVNRLIWMQDAYGLKPTDVVLQKTPFSFDVSAWEFFWTLLEGATLVLAPPGAHRDPDTLVDLIVSQRITTVHFVPSMLVSFLDAKSVDRCTSLRQVLCSGEALPAASVYRVRRVLPWTALHNLYGPTEAAIDVTSWSCPAEFDEAIVPIGRPIANTRVYLLDGHGAPVPFGAVGELCIGGAGVARGYLNRPELTAERFIPSPFVEGDRLYRTGDLARYLPDGNLEFLGRNDDQVKIRGFRIEPGEIAARLCEHASVREAVVVAREDGGGEQRLVAYVVAAGAEESDLAGGLRAHVSAGLPDYMVPSAFVRLAALPLTLNGKLDRKALPAPGDEAYARRTYAPPQGEMETVLAQIWAELLGLERVGRHDNFFELGGHSLLAVQMMEHLRRRSLRIEVRTLFVKPVLADLAARLGRHHEVAVPANLITERSVAITPEMLPLIELAQDEIDRIIATVPGGVCNIQDIYGLSPLQDGILFHHLLAAKGDPYLLMSQMAFAERGLLARYLAAIQRVVDRHDILRTSFVWEGLSRPVQVVWRKARLEVIEVQLDGADGAGAEQLRNRFDPRRHRIELGRAPLLRFVIAREPGSARWLLLELQHHLIGDHATRDVMHAEVRAKLEGREHELTAPQPFRNLVAQAHLRGDAKADEAFFRELLAGIDEPTTPFNLSEVRGDGGGVREAYRMLPPALHARLAEQARRLGVSLASLCHLAWGQVVARSSGREQVVFGTVLLGRLQGSAGADRAMGLFINTLPLRLDLDGTAVEASVRTTHARLAELLTHEHASLALAQRCSAIAASAPLFSTLLNYRHNKAPAVPGSGTDDVLSGMEWLGGEERTNYPLTLSVEDFGEALGLTVQVAEPISADRICGYMQRSLEQLAEALEHAPDTPVRELDILPAEERTYLLEDLNRTEEAYPTEQCVHELFEAQVQKAPEAVALVCENERLSYGELNARANRLAHLLIELGVKPDQPVAICLERSLMMMVGILAILKAGGAYLPLDPAYPSERLRQVVNDAAPRLLLCDVVGRAALGPEVLTEVTVIDLETATPAWAERPASNPDRHTLGLTSGHLAYVIYTSGSTGTPKGVMVQHRGLVNLLSAQVGLFGASSNSRVVQFASIAFDASAWELLMAFGSGAALHLPAEEIRQARNKLSDYLRSEAITHATLPPALLQTSKDPERLAAQVLILAGELPKPELIRSLAPASMVNAYGPTEATVCATIWTCPADFNGSVVPIGRPIANTRVYLLDGHGAPVPFGAVGELYIGGAGVARGYLNRPELTAERFIASPFVEGDRLYRTGDLARYLPDGNLEFLGRNDDQVKIRGYRIEPGEIVARLCEHAWVREAVVLARQNGGGHKHLIAYVVCAPEAGSDEGGGGALAGALRAHLSARLPDYMVPSAFVRLAALPLTVNGKLDRNALPAPSDQAYALAAYQLPQGEVETALAQIWAELLGVERIGRNDHFFELGGYSLLAVQMLGRASNLGLSFSATDLFRAPVLKELASQICLQVQPSNSAVISVRPNGSQPPLFFVPSGFGDCSYVLGLAVEMDADCSVYALPWPPFDDVRPPTFEAMAAEVIVAIKQIQPRGPYRFAGYSSGAILAYAIAERLLSSDEVVSFMAFIDVSLPGASSNASLKNLAREFVLDRCGTLRDEYREVLERDTEQCSISELLEKAQQTGALAPDHDLHSDVSMYQRAAAFQRALQSYRIPSLPIEIYQFYASEPLSRWVPPDKQSGRDANLPKLGWDLVVDAGAIHAVPVPGNHATMVSNPENRQVLAHAISTALIGTLE; encoded by the coding sequence ATGGCCTCCGTCGTGCCGATGGATGTTCGCATTGAGCTTGCTCATGATTTTGAAGAAGTACGCAAAACCGTAGCGGCCGAAGTCGCTCAGCTGAGGGCGCACGCTAGCTTTGCCCGAGATCTTATAGCGCGCTGCCCGACATTGCGAGGAGTGGTGGCGCTACGGGCGCGCCAGCCTTGGCCGATTGGCATTGCAATCACGACAGAGAGCTGTCACGCCGCTGATGCTCTGACGACGAACCACAAAGCTGGGCATGCCTTGTGCGGCGATTTGCTGACCTTTGAGGTTTGCGCTCTGGATGGGAGCTTCCGCTGGCATTTTGATGCCGCTCGATTAGCACCGAAGCAGATCGACCGCATGACGCAGCATTTGCAAACTTTGTTACGCGGCGTGATGGCCGATGCTGGGCAGCCTGTCGGCCGAATAGACATTCTGGCCGCCGACGAACGCACGTATCTACTTGAGGATTTGAATCGGACGGCGGCGCCTTATCCGTTTGAGCTATGTATCCATGAGCTGTTCGAGGCGCAGGTGCAAAAGGCACCGGAAGCGGTGGCGGTGGTCTATGAGAAGGAGAGACTGAGCTATGGCGAGCTCAATGCGCGGGCCAACCGGCTGGCGCATCATTTGATCGAGCTCGGGGTCAAGCCGGACCAGCCGGTGGCGATCTGCCTCGAACGCAGCCTGGCGATGGTAGTTGGTCTCTTGGCGATCCTGAAAGCGGGCGGCGCGTATCTGCCGCTAGATCCGGCTTATCCGTCGGCGCGGCTGCGGCAGATTGTTGGCGATGCAGAACCGAAACTGCTGCTTTGCGATGTCGCCGGTCGAACCGCATTGGGCGCCGAAGCCGTGGCCGATGTGACGGTGGTCGATCTGGAGACGGCGACCCCGACTTGGGGCGAGCGGCCGCCTTCGAACCCGGACCCGGGCGCGCTTGGCCTTTCATCGCGCCATCTCGCCTATGTCATCTATACCTCCGGCTCAACCGGAATCCCCAAGGGCGTGGAAATGTCCCATGGCGCGCTTGTGAATTCGCTTGCGGGGATTGGCACGTCAAAACTGCGCACACTTCAATTCGCGACCCTGAACTTCGATGTGTCCTGTCAGGAATTGTTCATCTGTTGGAAGGACGGCGGAGTGCTTGTGCTCGTGCGGGAAGAGACCCGGAGGCACTTCTCCGACCTGCTGGAATTTATAGAGCGGGAGGCGATAGAGCGGCTTTTCCTCCCGTTCGTGGCATTGAATCATTTTGCGGAAGTCTGGAGCGCGCAGCGCGTGCAGCTGCCCTCTTTAAGAGAGCTTTATACAGCCGGCGAGCGATTGCAGGCCACTCCACTGCTTAGGACGTTCTTCGAAGCACATCCGAACGCGAGATTGATCAATCAATATGGGTCCACGGAAATCAGCGTCATTTCCGAGCACCACCTTGCAGCTGATCCGTCATGTTGGCCCCAGATGCCTCACGTCGGGCGTCCAATCGTCAACACGCGGGTGTACCTGCTGGATGGCCATGGCGCGCCCGTGCCGTTCGGTGCGGTCGGCGAGCTTTACATTGGCGGGGCGGGGGTGGCACGGGGCTACCTGAACCGCCCTGAGCTGACCGCGGAGCGGTTCATCGCCAGTCCCTTTGTCGAGGGCGATCGGCTGTACCGGACCGGCGACCTTGCCCGTTATCTGCCGGACGGCAATCTTGAGTTCCTGGGCCGTAACGACGATCAGGTGAAGATTCGCGGCTACCGCATCGAGCCGGGTGAGATCGTCGCGCGGCTCTGCGAGCACGCCTGGGTGCGCGAGGCGGTGGTGCTGGCGCGCGAGAACGACGCCGGTGACAAGCATCTGATCGCCTATGTGGTCTGCGCGCCCGAAGCCGGCTCGGATGAGGGCGGTGGAGGCGGGCTTGCGGGCGCCTTGCGCGCGCACTTAAGTGCGCGACTGCCGGACTACATGGTCCCGAGTGCGTTCGTGCGGCTGGCCGCGCTTCCGCTGACGGTGAACGGCAAGCTCGATCGGAACGCGCTGCCGGCGCCGGCCGATCAGGCCTATGCGCTGGCGGCCTACCAGTCGCCGCAAGGTGCGGTCGAGACGGCGCTGGCGCAGATCTGGGCCGAGCTCCTTGGTGTCGAGCGCATCGGGCGCAACGACCACTTCTTCGAACTGGGCGGCCACTCGCTCTTGGCCGTGCAGATGTCGAGCCGGCTGTCACAGGCTGTCGGGGTCGAACTGCCACTGTCGACGCTGTTCGCAAGGCCAGTGTTGAGTGACCTGGCGGCAAGCATCGTCGAGCTGTTGAGCTGCTCGGGTCCGCAAGAGCTGCCGTCGATTGCAGCCGTGTCGCGGCATGAGCCGCTTGTGCTGTCGTTTGCGCAGCAGCGGCTATGGTTTTTGGCTCAGCTGAACGAAGGCAGCACCAACTATCACATTCCGCTGGCCTTGCGATTGCGCGGGATGCTCGACCGCAGCGCCTGGCAGCGCAGCCTTAACCGTCTGTTTGCACGTCATGAGGCGCTGCGCAGTGTGTTTGTCGCGACCCAGGGCAAGCCCCGGGTTGAGGTTTTGCCGCCGGACGCGGGTCTGCCAATAGTTGAGCATGATCTGCGGGAGAGATCGGATGCGGAAGCGGCATTTTTGGATCTGTGCCATGAAGAGGGGCGCACGCCATTCGATCTTGCGCGCGGTCCGCTGATCCGCGGTCGGCTGATCCGCACCGCCGACGAGGAACACGTCTTCCTGCTGACCCAGCATCACATCGTCTCGGACGGTTGGTCGATGGGCGTGCTGCTGCGTGAACTTAGCCAGCTCTACCGGGCATTCCAGGCCGGGCAGGACGATCCTCTGCCGCCGCTTGCGATCCAATATCCGGATTACGCCGCCTGGCAACGCCAATGGCTGTCGGGGGAACGGTTGCAGCAGCAGGCGCAGTATTGGCGCAGCGCGCTGGCGGGCACAGCCCGTCTTGTCTTGCCGACGGACCATGCGCGGCCTGCCCAGCAGTCGTTTGCCGCGGCCGCGGTCCCGATCACCGTCGATGCGGATTTGACGCGGGAGCTGAAGCGGCTGAGCCTGCAGCATGGCTCGACGTTGTTCATGACGGTGCTGGCGGCCTGGGCGGCGGTGCTGTCGCGTCTGTCCGGGCAGGACGATCTTGTGATTGGCGTGCCGAGCGCCAATCGGGGGCACCGCGAGATCGAAGAGCTGATCGGCTTCTTCGTCAACACTCTGGCGCTTCGGCTGGACCTGTCGGGCAAGCCGCGCGTGTCGGAGCTTCTGGAGCGGACGCGGCGCACGGTGCTGGCTGCGCAGGAGCATCAGGACCTGCCGTTCGAGCAGGTGGTGGAGATCGTGCAGCCGCCCCGGGCTCTTGATCACACACCGTTGTTCCAGGTGATGCTGGCCTGGGAGAACAATGCGGTTGGGCCATTGGACCTGCCGGGGCTGAGTGTCGAAGCTGCCGGGGAGGAGATTGATCAGGCCAAGTTCGATCTGGAGCTGAGCCTTGGCGAGCATGGCGAGGAGATCGCCGGAACGCTGGGTTATGCCACGGCGCTGTTTGATCAGGCGACGATCGAGCGGCAGCGTGGTTATCTGCTGGCGCTGCTGCGGGCGATGGCAGCCGATGCGCAGCAAGAGGTCCACCGGATTGAGCTGCTCTCGACTGCCGAGCGCACGTATCTGCTGGAGGAGCTGAACCGGACGGCGGCGCCGTATCCTGCGGAGCGGTGCATCCACGAGCTGTTTGAAGTGCAGGTGCACAAGGCGCCGGATGCGGTGGCGGTGGTCTGCGAAGATGAGCGGCTGAGCTACGCCGAGCTCAATGCGCGGGCCAATCGCCTGGCGCATCACTTGATCGCCCTCGGGGTCAGGCCGGACCAGCCGGTTGCGATCTGCGTCGAGCGCAGTCCGATGATGGTGGTGGGGCTTTTGGCGATCCTCAAGGCCGGCGGGTCGTATATGCCGCTGGATCCGGCCTATCCGTCGGCGCGGCTGCATCAGGTGCTCGACGATGCGGCGCCGCCGCTGCTGCTGGCCGATGTGGCCGGCCGTGCCGCCTTCGGCGCGGATGTGCCGGCCAAGGTGAGCGTGGTGGAGCTCGATGCTGCGGCGCCGGCCTGGGCCAGCCTGCCGGAAGCGGATCCTGATCGGCGCGCGCTCAGCCTGACCTCCCGCAATCTCGCCTATGTGATCTACACCTCGGGATCCACCGGCAGGCCAAAAGGGGCACAGAATGAGCATCGGGCTATCGTTAATCGCCTGATCTGGATGCAGGACGCCTATGGTCTGAAACCAACAGACGTCGTGTTGCAGAAGACGCCATTTAGCTTCGATGTCTCGGCCTGGGAGTTCTTTTGGACTTTGCTTGAAGGGGCAACGCTGGTACTGGCGCCGCCCGGTGCGCACAGAGATCCCGATACGTTGGTCGACTTGATCGTCAGCCAGCGCATCACGACGGTTCACTTCGTGCCATCCATGCTGGTCAGCTTTTTGGATGCGAAGAGTGTTGACCGCTGCACATCGCTGCGGCAGGTTTTATGCAGCGGCGAGGCGCTCCCTGCCGCCAGTGTGTATAGGGTTCGGCGCGTATTGCCCTGGACGGCCCTGCACAATCTTTACGGTCCGACTGAAGCCGCGATCGACGTGACATCCTGGAGCTGCCCGGCTGAGTTTGATGAGGCCATCGTCCCGATTGGCCGCCCTATTGCCAACACGCGGGTCTACTTGCTGGATGGTCATGGCGCGCCTGTGCCGTTCGGTGCGGTGGGCGAGCTCTGCATTGGCGGGGCGGGGGTGGCGCGGGGCTACCTGAACCGCCCTGAGCTGACCGCGGAGCGGTTCATCCCCAGTCCCTTTGTCGAGGGCGACCGGCTGTACCGGACCGGCGACCTGGCGCGCTACCTGCCGGACGGCAATCTGGAGTTTTTAGGGCGCAACGACGACCAGGTAAAGATTCGCGGCTTCCGCATCGAACCGGGCGAGATTGCGGCGCGGCTTTGCGAGCATGCCTCCGTGCGCGAGGCGGTGGTGGTGGCGCGCGAGGATGGTGGCGGCGAGCAGCGGCTCGTTGCGTATGTCGTTGCCGCCGGAGCTGAGGAATCTGATCTTGCCGGCGGTTTGCGGGCGCATGTGAGTGCGGGGCTGCCGGACTACATGGTCCCGAGTGCGTTCGTGCGGCTGGCGGCGCTTCCGCTGACGCTGAACGGCAAGCTCGATCGAAAAGCGCTACCGGCCCCGGGCGACGAGGCATATGCGCGGCGGACCTACGCGCCGCCTCAGGGCGAGATGGAGACGGTGCTGGCGCAGATCTGGGCCGAGCTGCTGGGGCTGGAGCGGGTCGGACGGCACGACAACTTCTTCGAACTGGGAGGGCACTCGCTCTTGGCGGTGCAGATGATGGAGCATCTGCGGCGGCGGTCACTGCGCATCGAGGTGCGCACCTTGTTCGTCAAGCCAGTGCTCGCGGATCTGGCCGCACGCCTGGGCCGCCATCACGAGGTGGCAGTCCCGGCCAACCTGATCACCGAGCGGAGCGTGGCGATAACGCCGGAGATGTTGCCGCTGATCGAGCTCGCGCAGGACGAGATCGACCGGATCATCGCCACGGTACCCGGCGGGGTTTGCAACATCCAGGACATTTACGGTCTGTCGCCGCTGCAGGACGGCATCCTGTTCCATCATTTGCTAGCGGCAAAGGGCGATCCATACCTCCTGATGTCGCAGATGGCGTTTGCCGAGCGTGGGCTGCTCGCGCGCTATCTTGCCGCGATCCAGCGGGTGGTAGATCGGCATGACATCCTGCGTACCTCGTTTGTCTGGGAGGGGTTGTCGCGGCCGGTCCAGGTGGTGTGGCGGAAGGCGCGACTGGAGGTGATCGAGGTCCAGCTGGATGGCGCTGATGGCGCTGGCGCTGAGCAGCTCAGGAACCGGTTTGATCCGCGCCGGCACCGCATCGAGCTCGGCCGGGCGCCACTGCTGCGGTTTGTGATTGCGCGCGAGCCCGGCAGCGCGCGCTGGCTGTTGCTGGAGCTGCAGCATCATCTGATCGGGGATCACGCAACCCGGGACGTGATGCATGCTGAAGTCCGGGCCAAGCTGGAGGGGCGCGAGCATGAGCTGACGGCGCCGCAGCCATTCCGCAATCTGGTGGCGCAGGCGCATCTACGCGGTGATGCCAAGGCGGATGAAGCGTTCTTCCGGGAGCTGCTGGCCGGCATCGACGAGCCGACCACGCCCTTCAACTTGAGCGAGGTGCGCGGCGACGGCGGCGGGGTTCGTGAGGCGTATCGGATGCTGCCGCCAGCGCTCCATGCGCGGCTGGCGGAACAGGCGCGGCGGCTGGGCGTGAGTCTGGCGAGCCTGTGCCATCTGGCGTGGGGGCAGGTGGTGGCGCGCAGCAGCGGCCGCGAGCAGGTGGTGTTCGGCACGGTGCTGCTGGGCCGCCTGCAGGGCAGCGCCGGCGCCGACCGCGCCATGGGACTGTTCATCAACACCCTGCCGCTGCGGCTTGATCTTGATGGGACCGCCGTCGAGGCGAGCGTGCGGACCACGCACGCCCGGCTGGCCGAGCTGCTGACACATGAGCATGCCTCGCTGGCGCTGGCGCAGCGCTGCAGCGCTATTGCGGCGTCGGCGCCGCTGTTCAGCACGCTGTTGAACTATCGTCACAACAAGGCGCCGGCTGTGCCCGGCTCCGGGACGGATGATGTCTTGTCGGGTATGGAATGGCTGGGCGGGGAGGAACGCACTAACTATCCGCTGACCCTGTCGGTTGAGGATTTTGGCGAGGCGCTGGGCCTCACTGTGCAGGTGGCGGAGCCAATCTCGGCGGATCGGATCTGCGGCTACATGCAGCGGTCGCTCGAGCAGCTGGCAGAGGCGCTGGAGCATGCCCCGGATACGCCGGTACGCGAGCTCGACATCTTGCCGGCTGAGGAGCGCACCTATCTGCTGGAGGATCTGAACCGGACGGAAGAGGCCTATCCAACAGAGCAGTGCGTCCATGAGCTGTTCGAGGCGCAGGTGCAAAAGGCGCCGGAGGCGGTGGCGCTGGTCTGCGAAAACGAGCGGCTGAGCTATGGCGAGCTCAACGCGCGGGCCAACCGGCTGGCGCATCTTCTGATCGAGCTTGGGGTCAAGCCGGACCAGCCGGTGGCAATCTGCCTCGAACGCAGCCTGATGATGATGGTTGGCATCTTGGCGATCCTGAAGGCGGGCGGTGCCTATCTGCCGCTGGACCCAGCCTATCCCAGCGAGCGGCTGCGTCAGGTTGTCAACGATGCCGCGCCGCGGCTGCTGCTATGCGACGTCGTCGGTCGCGCAGCACTCGGCCCCGAAGTGCTGACCGAGGTGACGGTCATTGATCTGGAGACGGCCACGCCCGCCTGGGCCGAACGGCCGGCTTCGAACCCAGACCGGCACACGCTTGGCCTCACATCCGGCCATCTCGCTTATGTGATCTACACCTCAGGCTCAACCGGAACCCCAAAGGGGGTCATGGTCCAGCATCGGGGGTTGGTCAATCTGCTGTCGGCTCAGGTCGGCCTCTTTGGCGCTTCTTCCAACAGCCGAGTCGTGCAGTTCGCCTCCATCGCTTTTGATGCAAGCGCTTGGGAGCTTCTTATGGCGTTTGGCTCCGGAGCGGCTTTGCACTTGCCTGCGGAAGAGATCCGTCAAGCGAGGAACAAGCTATCGGATTATCTCCGAAGCGAAGCCATCACCCACGCGACACTACCCCCAGCGTTGCTTCAGACGAGCAAGGATCCGGAACGTTTGGCTGCGCAAGTTCTCATTCTTGCCGGAGAGCTGCCTAAGCCTGAACTCATCCGAAGTCTGGCCCCAGCATCAATGGTCAATGCTTATGGCCCGACCGAGGCAACAGTCTGCGCGACGATCTGGACTTGCCCGGCTGATTTCAATGGGTCGGTGGTCCCGATCGGGCGCCCAATTGCCAACACGCGGGTGTACCTGCTGGATGGCCATGGCGCGCCCGTGCCGTTCGGTGCGGTGGGCGAGCTTTACATTGGCGGGGCGGGGGTGGCGCGGGGCTACCTCAACCGCCCTGAGCTGACCGCCGAGCGGTTCATCGCCAGTCCCTTTGTCGAGGGCGATCGGCTGTACCGGACCGGCGACCTTGCCCGTTATCTGCCGGACGGCAATCTTGAGTTCCTGGGCCGCAACGACGATCAGGTGAAGATTCGCGGCTACCGCATCGAGCCGGGTGAGATCGTCGCGCGGCTTTGCGAGCACGCCTGGGTGCGCGAGGCGGTGGTGCTGGCGCGCCAGAACGGCGGCGGCCACAAGCATCTGATCGCCTATGTGGTCTGCGCGCCCGAGGCCGGCTCGGATGAGGGCGGTGGAGGCGCGCTTGCGGGCGCCTTGCGCGCGCACTTAAGTGCGCGACTGCCGGACTACATGGTGCCGAGTGCGTTCGTGCGGCTGGCCGCGCTTCCGCTGACGGTGAACGGCAAGCTCGATCGGAACGCACTGCCGGCGCCGTCCGATCAGGCCTATGCGCTGGCGGCCTACCAGTTACCGCAAGGTGAGGTCGAGACGGCGCTGGCGCAGATCTGGGCCGAGCTCCTTGGTGTCGAGCGCATCGGGCGCAACGACCACTTCTTCGAACTGGGCGGCTACTCGCTCTTGGCCGTGCAGATGCTCGGTCGAGCATCAAATCTTGGGTTGAGTTTTAGCGCCACCGACCTCTTCCGCGCACCTGTTCTGAAGGAACTCGCATCGCAGATTTGTTTGCAAGTGCAGCCCAGTAACTCGGCGGTGATTTCCGTTCGACCGAACGGATCGCAACCACCGCTCTTCTTTGTCCCGTCAGGCTTTGGAGATTGTTCGTATGTCCTCGGTTTGGCGGTGGAAATGGATGCAGACTGCTCAGTCTACGCTCTGCCATGGCCACCTTTCGATGACGTTCGTCCACCGACTTTTGAGGCGATGGCCGCGGAGGTGATTGTTGCGATTAAACAGATCCAGCCACGTGGCCCATACCGCTTTGCTGGATACTCATCAGGTGCAATCCTGGCTTATGCAATTGCCGAGCGATTACTGAGTAGTGATGAAGTTGTGTCGTTCATGGCCTTCATCGATGTCAGTCTACCTGGGGCTTCTTCGAACGCATCACTGAAGAATTTGGCGCGAGAGTTTGTTTTGGATCGTTGTGGAACCTTGCGCGATGAATATCGCGAGGTTTTAGAACGCGACACGGAACAATGTTCCATCTCTGAGTTGCTCGAAAAGGCGCAGCAAACAGGAGCGTTAGCTCCAGATCACGATCTTCACAGTGACGTCTCGATGTATCAAAGGGCCGCGGCATTTCAACGGGCGCTACAATCGTATCGCATTCCGTCGCTCCCAATTGAAATATACCAGTTTTATGCCAGTGAGCCTCTTAGTCGTTGGGTACCGCCTGACAAGCAATCTGGTCGCGATGCAAACCTGCCAAAGCTTGGCTGGGACCTGGTCGTCGATGCGGGGGCCATTCATGCGGTACCTGTTCCAGGCAACCACGCGACAATGGTGAGCAACCCAGAAAACCGCCAAGTTCTCGCTCATGCTATTTCAACGGCCCTAATCGGCACTCTTGAATAG
- a CDS encoding helix-turn-helix domain-containing protein: MFVSITTDHRSLINSLSELGISSGSNPIVSLSEFTYKKGKTIYIESEPAEYVYQVRKGAVRTCKLLSDGRRQIGAFHLPGDIFGLENGGVHRFRAEAIIQTAVRLIRRQHLETVAENDAVVWRTLLSLTTNNLQHAEDHMLLLGRKTALERVAAFLHEMDERLTAADVISLPMSRRDIADYLGLTVETVSRAVSQLHTDGVLDFIGNTQREIVILDRQRLASLDLQS; this comes from the coding sequence ATGTTCGTGAGCATCACCACAGACCATAGATCCCTAATCAATTCGCTCAGTGAGCTCGGCATATCGAGCGGCTCGAATCCGATCGTCAGCTTGAGTGAATTCACTTACAAGAAAGGTAAAACCATCTACATCGAGAGTGAGCCAGCCGAGTACGTCTACCAGGTCAGGAAAGGCGCGGTACGGACCTGCAAATTACTCTCCGATGGGCGGCGCCAGATTGGCGCATTTCATTTGCCGGGTGATATTTTTGGACTCGAGAACGGCGGAGTCCACCGATTTAGGGCGGAAGCGATCATCCAAACCGCTGTTCGCCTGATCAGGCGGCAACACCTTGAGACGGTCGCCGAGAATGACGCGGTTGTCTGGCGCACCTTGCTCAGCTTGACGACGAATAACTTGCAACACGCCGAAGACCATATGCTGCTGCTCGGACGTAAAACTGCTCTGGAGCGCGTTGCCGCGTTCTTGCACGAGATGGATGAACGACTCACGGCTGCTGACGTGATCTCGCTCCCAATGTCTCGGCGCGACATCGCCGATTACCTTGGTTTGACCGTCGAAACCGTTTCGCGTGCAGTGTCGCAATTGCACACTGATGGTGTCCTCGATTTCATCGGCAATACCCAACGCGAGATCGTGATTCTGGACCGGCAGCGGCTCGCGAGCCTTGACCTGCAAAGCTAA
- a CDS encoding DUF3551 domain-containing protein, which translates to MPYLLATGILALPILVSFGSDLTAASRVHSYTPPARQDVYCLQGRAWGYPGNCQFSTYSQCMATASGTYAYCGINPMYAFERQGRQLR; encoded by the coding sequence ATGCCTTACCTTCTCGCTACCGGAATCCTAGCACTTCCTATCCTCGTCAGCTTTGGATCAGATTTGACCGCTGCTTCACGGGTTCATTCGTACACCCCACCGGCTCGCCAAGACGTTTATTGCCTGCAGGGCCGAGCCTGGGGATATCCGGGCAACTGCCAGTTCTCGACCTACAGTCAGTGCATGGCTACCGCATCCGGCACCTACGCTTATTGCGGTATCAATCCGATGTACGCCTTCGAGCGACAGGGAAGGCAATTGCGCTGA
- a CDS encoding type II toxin-antitoxin system RelE/ParE family toxin yields the protein MTTQKPVVWIGSSKDDLRAFPDEVRRVMGFAINDAQNGDEHPRAKALKGFGGRSVLEVIDDEDGDTFRAVYTVRFAGVIYVLHAFQKKSKKGIETPKHDILVIQARLKAAEAHYQENYGKGGKK from the coding sequence ATGACCACACAGAAGCCCGTAGTTTGGATCGGATCGTCAAAGGACGATCTACGAGCTTTCCCGGACGAGGTTCGCCGCGTCATGGGGTTTGCGATCAATGATGCACAAAACGGCGACGAGCATCCTCGTGCCAAGGCCTTAAAGGGCTTTGGTGGCCGGAGTGTACTGGAGGTCATCGACGATGAAGATGGCGATACGTTCCGTGCCGTCTACACCGTACGCTTCGCTGGCGTTATCTATGTCCTTCATGCCTTCCAAAAGAAGTCGAAGAAGGGGATTGAGACTCCGAAGCACGACATCTTGGTAATTCAGGCCCGGTTGAAGGCAGCCGAGGCTCATTACCAAGAGAACTACGGAAAAGGAGGCAAGAAATGA